Proteins from one Podarcis raffonei isolate rPodRaf1 chromosome 1, rPodRaf1.pri, whole genome shotgun sequence genomic window:
- the KLHL41 gene encoding kelch-like protein 41, with product MDSRRELAEELRLYQSTLLQDGLRELLEEKKFVDCSLKAGDKSLPCHRLILSACSPYFREYFLSEQSEEKKKEVVLDNVDPVILDMILKYLYSASIDLNDSNVQDIFALASRFQIPSVFTVCVSYLQKRLAVGNCLAILRLGLLLDCPRLALSARDFISDHFVKICKEEDFRQLAHHELISVISPDSLNIEKEEVVFEAVMRWVQADKENRAKNLGEVFDCIRFRLMDEKYFKEHVEKDEIIKSNPDLSKKIKVIKDAFAGKLPEPTKGAGKSGKGEVNGDVGDEDLLPGYLNDIPRHGMFTKDLILLINDTASVAYDPTENECYLAALSEQIPRNHSSIVTKQKQVYVVGGLYVDEENKEQPFQSYFFQLDTITSEWVGLPPLPSARCLFGLGELENKIYVIAGKDLQTEESLDSVLCYDPTSLKWNEVKKLPLKVYGHATTSHNGVVYCLGGKTDDKKCTNRVFAYNSKRGDWRDLPPMKVARSMFGIAVHKGKIVIAGGVTEEGLSASVEAFDLTTNKWEVMPEFPQERSSISLVELSGSLYAIGGFAMIQLETKEFAPNEVNDIWKYDDEKKEWCGMLKEIRYASGASCLSVGLNLFKLSKL from the exons ATGGATTCCCGAAGAGAACTTGCGGAAGAGCTTCGGCTTTATCAATCCACTCTTCTTCAAGATGGCCTTAGGGAACTTTTGGAAGAGAAAAAGTTTGTTGATTGTTCCCTAAAAGCCGGGGATAAAAGTCTCCCTTGCCACAGACTGATTCTGTCAGCCTGTAGTCCTTATTTCCGTGAGTACTTCTTATCGGAGCAAAgcgaggagaaaaagaaagaggtggtgcTGGACAATGTCGATCCTGTCATCCTAGATATGATTCTTAAGTACCTTTATTCTGCAAGCATTGACCTCAACGATTCTAACGTGCAAGATATTTTTGCTTTGGCAAGCCGCTTTCAAATCCCTTCCGTTTTCACTGTCTGTGTTTCTTACCTCCAGAAGAGACTTGCTGTTGGCAATTGCCTGGCCATCCTGAGATTAGGTCTCCTCCTCGATTGCCCGAGACTTGCCCTGTCCGCCCGTGATTTTATATCAGACCACTTTGTGAAGATTTGCAAAGAAGAGGACTTCAGGCAGCTCGCCCATCATGAATTGATCTCCGTGATTTCGCCAGACAGCTTGAACATCGAAAAGGAGGAAGTGGTTTTTGAGGCTGTGATGAGATGGGTGCAAGCGGATAAAGAGAATCGAGCGAAGAACCTCGGAGAAGTGTTTGACTGCATCCGCTTTCGCCTGATGGACGAGAAATATTTCAAGGAGCATGTTGAGAAGGATGAAATCATCAAAAGCAACCCAGATCTTTCAAAAAAGATTAAGGTTATTAAAGATGCCTTTGCTGGGAAACTGCCTGAGCCAACCAAAGGTGCAGGGAAATCGGGCAAAGGAGAGGTTAATGGTGACGTGGGGGACGAAGATTTGCTTCCTGGTTACCTAAATGATATTCCGAGGCATGGAATGTTTACTAAAGACCTTATTCTTCTCATAAACGATACTGCTTCTGTGGCTTATGACCCCACAGAGAATGAATGTTACCTGGCAGCGCTGTCGGAACAGATTCCCAGAAATCATTCCAGCATAGTCACTAAACAGAAGCAGGTTTATGTAGTGGGAGGACTGTATGTGGATGAAGAGAACAAGGAGCAGCCTTTCCAGTCATACTTTTTCCAG TTGGATACCATCACTTCTGAATGGGTTGGTCTTCCTCCGCTGCCATCAGCCAGGTGCCTGTTTGGACTAGGTGAACTGGAGAACAAAATCTATGTAATTGCAGGCAAAGACCTCCAAACTGAGGAGTCTCTGGATTCAGTACTATGCTATGATCCCAC ATCCCTCAAATGGAATGAGGTCAAAAAGCTTCCCCTCAAAGTCTATGGCCATGCTACTACTTCACACAATGGAGTTGTATATTGTCTTGGAGGAAAGACTGATGATAA AAAATGCACTAACAGAGTGTTTGCATACAATTCCAAGAGGGGAGACTGGCGTGATCTTCCCCCTATGAAAGTGGCTCGCTCTATGTTTGGCATAGCTGTTCATAAAGGCAAAATTGTGATTGCAGGGGGCGTTACTGAAGAGGGCCTTTCCGCTTCCGTTGAAGCATTTGATCTCACCACTAACAA ATGGGAGGTTATGCCAGAATTTCCACAAGAGAGAAGCTCCATTTCTTTAGTTGAACTGTCTGGCTCCTTGTATGCTATTGGAGGCTTTGCTATGATTCAGCTTGAAACAAAGGAATTTGCACCTAATGAGGTGAACGACATCTGGAA GTATGACGACGAGAAGAAGGAGTGGTGTGGGATGCTGAAAGAAATTCGCTATGCTTCTGGTGCCTCTTGCCTTTCTGTTGGCCTGAATCTCTTTAAGCTTTCAAAGCTGTAA